The following are encoded in a window of Impatiens glandulifera chromosome 5, dImpGla2.1, whole genome shotgun sequence genomic DNA:
- the LOC124940372 gene encoding uncharacterized protein LOC124940372 → MRIRKRFLLSSLSTLPLSSDPQLDSPIAQELENQEEVIMKEQHDDEEYIRRDIPLEINHFRKEAVILVEHTVPDPCAHQQDRWGDKDKVIPLKKRRGNIDQLIASSHDYDNKTETIMTNKKLKPKKNAMTSKKSIKRGNVIMEGSRCSRVNGRGWRCFQQTLVGYSLCEHHLGKGRLIKSVTTLPAKDETTLEFDHESEGKEDDYNNYEDRDKMGKEKRIMKLGKVKARSINSLLGQTPIDHANAFSSSWP, encoded by the exons ATGAGGATCAGAAAGCGTTTCCTTCTCTCTTCACTATCTACACTTCCTCTCTCTTCAGATCCACAGCTCGATTCTCCCATCGCCCAG gAGCTTGAAAATCAAgaagaggtcatcatgaaagaaCAACATGATGATGAAGAGTACATCAGGAGAGATATTCCTCTGGAGATCAATCATTTCAG GAAAGAAGCAGTCATACTGGTTGAACATACCGTTCCTGACCCTTGTGCTCATCAACAAG ACAGGTGGGGCGATAAGGATAAGGTGATTCCATTGAAGAAGAGAAGAGGGAACATTGATCAATTAATAGCAAGTAGTCACGATTATGATAATAAGACGGAGACGATAATGACTAATAAGAAGTTGAAACCGAAGAAGAATGCCATGACAAGCAAAAAGAGTATTAAAAGAGGGAACGTGATAATGGAAGGATCGAGGTGTAGCCGTGTAAATGGAAGGGGATGGAGATGTTTCCAACAGACTCTCGTTGGATACTCTCTTTGTGAGCATCATCTTGGAAAGGGAAGGTTGATCAAGAGCGTCACTACTTTGCCTGCCAAGGATGAAACGACATTGGAATTTGATCATGAGAGCGAAGGAAAAGAAGATGACTACAACAATTACGAAGATCGTGATAAAATGGGAAAGGAGAAGAGAATCATGAAGCTTGGAAAGGTGAAGGCTAGGTCCATTAATAGTTTGCTGGGGCAAACTCCAATTGACCACGCCAATGCATTTTCTAGTAGCTGGCCATGA